One stretch of Synechococcus sp. HK05 DNA includes these proteins:
- a CDS encoding L,D-transpeptidase: MPLPMLLAATTLELGMASPPATLQPRPLLTLERTARRLPRTGDPIWDLRLDIPGEPVRHFDAVSGRADRQGANRDQMGSEAPLPVGRYRLGAIEPLGPRDPKELGPIWIGIEPEFSTGRRVLGIHLDPSAGRNWNSGTAGCIGLIRSNDMVALAELVRRSGTNTLVVAQ, from the coding sequence ATGCCCCTGCCGATGCTGCTTGCTGCCACAACGCTGGAGTTGGGCATGGCCTCACCGCCGGCAACGCTGCAGCCGAGGCCACTGCTCACCCTGGAGCGCACCGCACGGCGGCTGCCACGCACTGGGGACCCGATCTGGGATCTGCGGCTCGACATTCCCGGTGAGCCCGTGCGCCATTTCGATGCCGTGAGTGGCCGGGCCGACCGCCAAGGCGCCAACCGCGATCAGATGGGCAGCGAAGCCCCTCTCCCCGTAGGCCGCTATCGCCTGGGTGCGATCGAACCCCTGGGACCCCGCGACCCCAAGGAGCTGGGCCCGATCTGGATCGGCATCGAACCGGAATTCAGCACCGGCCGGCGTGTGCTGGGCATCCACCTTGACCCCAGCGCGGGCCGCAACTGGAATAGCGGCACCGCCGGCTGCATCGGCCTGATCCGCTCCAACGACATGGTTGCCCTCGCCGAGCTGGTGCGCCGCAGCGGCACCAACACCCTGGTTGTGGCGCAGTAG
- a CDS encoding NAD(P)H-dependent oxidoreductase — MQAIWPDGMPADSTTLLEALRWRYATKAFDANRQIDAPTWSALEEALVLTASSYGLQPWTFLVITDAAIRAELRPHSWNQSQITDCSHLVVLLKKRTITASDADRLIQATASTRGIEASVLDGYRQMIQVDLIDGPRSQIISQWAANQVYISLGNLLTSAALLGVDTCAIEGFSPADYDRILGLETSDYQSCVVCACGYRSADDKYASLAKVRYAASDLIEHR, encoded by the coding sequence ATGCAGGCCATCTGGCCCGATGGCATGCCCGCCGACTCCACCACCCTGCTCGAAGCCCTGCGTTGGCGGTACGCCACCAAAGCGTTTGACGCCAACCGGCAGATTGATGCCCCCACCTGGAGCGCCCTGGAGGAGGCGCTGGTGCTCACCGCCTCCAGCTACGGCCTGCAGCCCTGGACGTTCCTGGTGATCACCGATGCAGCGATCCGCGCCGAGCTCCGCCCCCACTCCTGGAACCAGAGCCAGATCACCGATTGCTCCCATCTGGTGGTGCTGCTGAAGAAGCGCACGATCACCGCCTCCGATGCCGATCGCCTGATCCAGGCCACCGCAAGCACCCGCGGCATCGAGGCCAGCGTGCTCGATGGCTACCGCCAGATGATCCAGGTGGATCTGATCGATGGCCCCCGCAGCCAGATCATCAGCCAGTGGGCCGCCAACCAGGTGTACATCTCCCTGGGCAACCTGCTCACCAGCGCCGCCCTGCTGGGCGTGGACACCTGCGCGATCGAAGGCTTCAGCCCCGCCGACTACGACCGCATCCTTGGCCTGGAGACCAGCGACTACCAGAGCTGCGTGGTGTGCGCCTGCGGCTATCGCAGCGCCGACGACAAATACGCCAGCCTCGCCAAGGTGCGCTACGCCGCCAGCGATCTGATCGAACACCGCTGA
- a CDS encoding methyltransferase domain-containing protein: MSQSPDQPQEPMQELVQAYYGQELQSSADLKTSACCDADAVPAWLKPLLARVHPEVSSRYYGCGLVCPPLLEGCRILDLGSGSGRDVYLLAQLVGGSGEVVGVDMTPEQLEVARRHEAFHAEQFGYANVRFLEGRIEALEALDLEPASFDVIVSNCVLNLSTDKPAVLRGAQRLLKPGGEFYFSDVYADRRLPAAVQSHPVLYGECLGGALYWNDFLRMARAAGFADPRLVSDRPLEITEPELAALVGEARFYSATYRLFNISELEDACEDHGQAVIYRGSIGESPTRLEFDKHHSIEAGRVFPVCGNTYRMLQQTRFASHFEFIGDFDRHYGLFEGCGSVIPFDRSLVTAAAAESGGCC, encoded by the coding sequence TTGAGCCAAAGCCCCGATCAGCCTCAGGAACCGATGCAGGAGTTGGTGCAGGCCTACTACGGCCAGGAGCTGCAGAGCAGTGCCGATCTCAAAACCAGCGCCTGCTGTGATGCCGATGCGGTGCCTGCTTGGCTGAAGCCACTGCTGGCCCGGGTGCATCCGGAGGTGAGCAGCCGCTATTACGGCTGTGGCCTGGTGTGCCCGCCCCTGTTGGAGGGCTGCCGGATCCTCGATCTCGGCAGCGGCAGCGGCCGTGATGTGTATCTGCTGGCCCAGCTGGTGGGCGGAAGCGGCGAGGTGGTGGGTGTCGATATGACGCCGGAGCAGTTGGAGGTGGCGCGCCGGCACGAAGCGTTTCATGCCGAACAGTTCGGCTACGCCAACGTGCGTTTCCTGGAGGGGCGCATCGAAGCGTTGGAGGCGCTGGATCTGGAGCCCGCCAGCTTCGATGTGATCGTGAGCAACTGTGTGCTCAATCTCTCCACCGACAAGCCTGCGGTGCTGCGGGGTGCCCAGCGGCTGCTCAAGCCCGGTGGAGAGTTCTATTTCTCCGATGTGTATGCCGATCGACGCCTACCGGCGGCGGTGCAGAGCCATCCGGTGCTCTACGGCGAGTGCCTGGGCGGCGCGCTCTATTGGAACGACTTCCTGCGCATGGCCCGCGCCGCCGGCTTTGCCGATCCGCGCCTGGTGAGCGACCGGCCGCTGGAGATCACTGAGCCCGAGCTGGCCGCCCTTGTGGGCGAAGCACGCTTTTATTCCGCCACCTACCGCCTGTTCAACATCTCCGAACTCGAAGATGCCTGCGAAGACCATGGCCAGGCCGTGATCTACCGGGGTTCCATTGGCGAATCACCCACGCGGCTGGAGTTCGACAAACACCACAGCATCGAGGCCGGCCGGGTATTTCCGGTGTGCGGTAACACTTATCGAATGTTGCAGCAAACGCGGTTTGCCTCGCACTTCGAGTTCATTGGTGATTTCGATCGCCACTACGGCCTGTTTGAAGGCTGCGGAAGCGTGATTCCGTTTGATCGCAGCTTGGTGACAGCAGCTGCCGCAGAATCCGGCGGCTGCTGTTGA
- a CDS encoding phycocyanin subunit beta: protein MFDAFTKVVAQADARGEFLNAGQIDALAAMVAESNKRMDAVNRITSNASKIVTGAARDLFDQQPALIAPGGNAYTHRRMAACLRDMEIILRYVTYAVFTGDASVLEDRCLNGLRETYLALGVPGASVAEGVRKMKDAAIAIANDRNGITPGDCSALMSEIGTYFDRAAAAVA, encoded by the coding sequence ATGTTCGACGCCTTTACCAAGGTTGTTGCCCAGGCCGACGCCCGCGGCGAATTCCTGAACGCTGGTCAGATCGATGCCCTCGCCGCCATGGTGGCCGAGAGCAACAAGCGCATGGATGCCGTGAACCGCATCACCTCCAATGCGTCCAAGATCGTCACTGGCGCAGCCCGTGATCTCTTCGATCAGCAGCCCGCCCTGATCGCCCCCGGCGGCAACGCCTACACCCACCGCCGCATGGCTGCCTGCCTGCGCGACATGGAGATCATCCTCCGCTACGTGACCTACGCCGTGTTCACCGGCGATGCGTCCGTGCTGGAAGACCGCTGCCTGAACGGCCTGCGTGAGACCTATCTGGCCCTGGGCGTGCCTGGCGCTTCCGTGGCTGAAGGCGTGCGCAAGATGAAGGACGCCGCCATCGCGATCGCCAACGACCGCAACGGCATCACCCCCGGCGACTGCTCCGCTCTGATGAGCGAGATCGGCACCTACTTCGATCGCGCTGCTGCCGCTGTTGCCTGA
- a CDS encoding DCC1-like thiol-disulfide oxidoreductase family protein has protein sequence MSLVLVYDGGCPFCRHFALRSELVGGLPELQICDGRADHSLRTQLKARGLDLARGAVLLEGDQAWHGAEAIAELCQRLQPSDPLLALLGQLFAAPPRSRQLYPLLLWARRTALQWKGLPEDPDQTGLRQA, from the coding sequence ATGTCCCTGGTGCTCGTTTACGACGGCGGCTGTCCGTTCTGCCGCCACTTCGCGCTCCGCAGTGAGCTGGTGGGTGGTTTGCCGGAGCTGCAGATCTGCGATGGTCGCGCCGATCACAGCCTGCGGACCCAGCTGAAGGCGCGTGGTTTGGATCTGGCGCGCGGTGCGGTGCTGCTGGAGGGAGATCAGGCCTGGCATGGTGCCGAGGCGATTGCGGAGCTATGCCAGCGTCTGCAGCCCAGCGACCCATTGCTGGCGTTGCTCGGCCAGCTGTTTGCGGCGCCGCCGCGCTCCCGGCAGCTCTATCCGCTGTTGCTCTGGGCGCGGCGCACCGCTCTGCAATGGAAGGGCCTGCCGGAGGATCCCGATCAAACGGGACTCCGGCAGGCCTGA
- a CDS encoding MFS transporter produces MKPSNLVVPYLGVLASLQLIDPTVANTALVQAGRALDMHGSTLAFAASISTLAQAATVLLMGFLGDRLGRRRVLAASLLLTIAGDLIALLAPTAGLFLLGRALVGIALGSILAASFAAVRFVSRPEQLGRALGLWNLLIVAGFILGSLLGGVLADSSWRLALGLVPVIALLCLPLLPVLVPEMPANRDLKADVPGLITIAAAMVLVLTGVSHAVTGFKAPAFWAPTGAGLVMFAVHLAIERRRSEPIFPVALYSRGCFAAAIVSGIAWNFAQAVVQLQTSNFWQLVQHYSTSQVALAQLPLLICFGAGGVVVGRLMAPGRRTTQLMAGGCITLVVGVIWLGWIQPESTYLSLVPGLLLVGLGLAFVAVPQSALFVQEAPARYFGAVTAFRTTSGQLGFALGFAASGAMVNGFGFASLRERLLKLGASPAEIPALEAKARAALSSGVLSHGKASASTVEKVLAGAYANGLTGTMVVVGLLVGLLGAISLLLLVIGHQQQRAEQEQAA; encoded by the coding sequence GTGAAACCCAGCAATCTCGTTGTTCCCTACCTGGGGGTGTTGGCCAGCCTGCAGCTGATCGACCCCACCGTGGCCAACACCGCCCTGGTGCAGGCCGGCCGCGCCCTCGACATGCACGGCTCCACCCTGGCCTTCGCCGCCAGCATCTCCACGCTGGCCCAGGCGGCCACGGTGCTGCTGATGGGCTTTCTGGGCGATCGCCTCGGCCGGCGCCGGGTGCTGGCGGCCTCGTTGCTGCTCACCATCGCCGGTGATCTGATCGCTCTGCTGGCGCCCACGGCTGGCCTGTTCCTGCTCGGCCGTGCCCTGGTGGGCATTGCCCTGGGCTCGATCCTCGCGGCGTCGTTTGCGGCGGTGCGTTTTGTCAGCCGCCCCGAGCAGCTGGGCCGGGCTCTGGGCCTGTGGAACCTGTTGATCGTGGCGGGCTTCATCCTCGGCTCGCTGCTGGGGGGCGTGTTGGCCGACAGCAGCTGGCGCCTGGCGCTTGGCCTGGTGCCCGTGATCGCGCTGCTCTGTCTACCGCTGCTGCCGGTTCTCGTGCCTGAGATGCCGGCCAACCGCGACCTCAAGGCCGATGTGCCGGGGCTGATCACGATCGCGGCGGCGATGGTGCTGGTGCTCACCGGTGTGAGCCATGCCGTCACCGGGTTCAAGGCGCCGGCCTTCTGGGCGCCCACCGGCGCTGGTTTGGTGATGTTCGCCGTGCATCTGGCGATTGAGCGCCGCCGCAGCGAACCGATCTTCCCGGTGGCCCTCTATAGCCGCGGCTGTTTCGCCGCCGCGATCGTGAGCGGCATCGCCTGGAACTTCGCCCAGGCCGTGGTGCAGCTGCAAACCAGCAACTTCTGGCAGCTGGTGCAGCACTACAGCACCAGTCAGGTGGCTCTGGCTCAGCTCCCACTGCTGATCTGTTTTGGTGCCGGCGGCGTTGTGGTGGGCCGGTTGATGGCGCCCGGTCGCCGCACCACGCAGCTGATGGCCGGCGGTTGCATCACCCTGGTGGTGGGTGTGATCTGGCTGGGCTGGATTCAGCCCGAGAGCACCTATCTGTCGCTGGTGCCTGGGCTGCTGCTGGTGGGGTTGGGGCTGGCGTTCGTGGCGGTGCCTCAATCGGCCCTGTTTGTGCAGGAGGCTCCTGCCCGCTATTTCGGTGCGGTCACCGCCTTCCGTACCACCTCCGGCCAGCTGGGGTTCGCCCTGGGCTTTGCCGCCAGCGGCGCCATGGTGAATGGCTTCGGTTTCGCCAGCCTGCGGGAGCGCTTGCTGAAGCTGGGGGCCAGCCCCGCTGAGATTCCGGCCTTGGAGGCCAAGGCCCGCGCGGCCCTGAGCAGCGGCGTGCTGAGCCACGGCAAGGCATCGGCTTCCACCGTGGAGAAGGTTCTCGCCGGTGCTTACGCCAACGGACTCACCGGAACCATGGTGGTGGTGGGTCTGCTGGTGGGATTGCTGGGGGCGATCAGCCTGTTGCTGCTCGTGATCGGCCACCAGCAGCAACGCGCAGAGCAGGAGCAGGCGGCCTAA
- a CDS encoding GTP-binding protein, with protein sequence MNASSPLAALNGVPATVVGGYLGSGKTTLINGWLQDPAHRRWAVLVNDLGSINVDAERLRRGDGRVLELTDGCVCCTLRDGLGAALLELARRPDPPAHVLIETSGMAIPERVAAQLQLHGLTLARTLLVVDLERIEALWADPWVGELVQQQFAGVDVLQFSKGDRLEPSVVAERRRWLEQRLVELSEHPLPPVHEERQLARSDLWLQQVPISRAQLRAWASNLPAEVLRVKGEVWLAETPEGPVRFDRVGDRIELASAPQRPWRSALQRRGQLVAISRATAPSPSWPLAA encoded by the coding sequence ATGAACGCCTCCTCTCCCCTGGCTGCGCTGAACGGTGTGCCCGCCACCGTGGTGGGCGGCTACCTCGGATCCGGTAAAACCACCCTGATCAATGGCTGGCTCCAGGATCCGGCCCACCGGCGCTGGGCGGTGCTCGTGAATGATCTCGGCAGCATCAACGTGGATGCCGAGCGGCTGCGCCGCGGTGACGGCCGCGTGCTCGAACTCACCGATGGCTGCGTCTGCTGCACCCTGCGTGATGGCCTGGGGGCAGCGCTGCTGGAGCTGGCGCGGCGGCCCGATCCCCCCGCTCACGTGCTGATCGAAACGAGCGGCATGGCGATTCCCGAGCGGGTGGCCGCCCAGCTGCAGCTGCATGGGCTCACGCTGGCGCGCACCCTGTTGGTGGTGGATCTGGAGCGGATCGAGGCCCTCTGGGCTGATCCCTGGGTGGGCGAACTGGTGCAGCAGCAGTTTGCGGGGGTGGATGTGCTGCAGTTCAGCAAGGGCGATCGGCTGGAGCCCTCCGTGGTGGCTGAGCGCCGCCGGTGGCTGGAGCAGCGCCTGGTGGAGCTCAGCGAGCACCCGCTGCCGCCCGTCCATGAGGAGCGCCAGCTGGCCCGCAGTGATCTGTGGCTGCAGCAGGTGCCGATCAGCCGCGCTCAGCTCCGGGCCTGGGCTTCGAACCTGCCGGCGGAGGTGCTGCGGGTGAAGGGGGAGGTGTGGCTGGCCGAAACCCCCGAGGGTCCTGTGCGTTTCGATCGCGTCGGCGATCGGATCGAGCTGGCGTCTGCCCCGCAGCGGCCCTGGCGCTCCGCCCTCCAGCGCCGCGGACAACTCGTGGCCATCAGCCGTGCCACGGCCCCTTCTCCTTCCTGGCCCCTCGCCGCCTGA
- a CDS encoding amidohydrolase translates to MASVAELILFGGPILTMEFSHPRAEAIAIAGGCIVAVGSKDEVMVHAGPQTRRVDLQGRTLLPGFIDAHGHFTNALQVVKWANIQRPPAGPVTSIASLQQVLQEHVQANPLQPGQWLVAYGYDPDGLSDGRPLDKRDLDPLFPDNPLMLIHNSNHGAVLNSCALKLVGYDASTPDPAGGVIVRLPGSTEPAGLVMETAFIPLFVHMPKPSEEELLERFGDAQQLYLSQGITTAQDGATSAADLGLFQKAAQQGRLLLDLVLLPLVLEVPAMLRERFPDFHGGSLELPQPARDAFGTYHQHLKLQGIKLLVDGSPQGKTAFWSEPLLTPGPNGEANWRGQPLFPPEVLNDTVAQLAGQGLQMFAHCNGDAAISMMIEACRKAGLSPEQDHRTVIIHSQFMVPGQLEQYVELGLHPSFFTVHAFFYGDVHIANLGLERASWMSPMASAIALGLHCSNHNDFSVTPIEPMRMMETAMTRRSRSGVVLGEHERVDVNAALRALTIEAAWQIREEDSKGSLAVGKRADLVVLDHDPTALTPEELLSINVVATVKDGVCVYGDLAGAVAG, encoded by the coding sequence ATGGCCAGTGTTGCCGAGCTGATTCTCTTTGGAGGCCCCATTCTCACGATGGAGTTTTCGCATCCCCGCGCTGAGGCGATCGCCATCGCCGGCGGATGCATCGTTGCCGTTGGCTCGAAGGATGAGGTGATGGTCCACGCCGGCCCGCAGACCCGCCGGGTGGATCTCCAGGGACGCACCCTGCTGCCGGGTTTCATCGATGCCCATGGGCATTTCACCAATGCTCTGCAGGTGGTGAAGTGGGCCAACATCCAGCGGCCGCCGGCTGGACCTGTCACCTCGATCGCCTCGCTGCAGCAGGTGCTTCAGGAGCACGTGCAGGCCAATCCGCTGCAGCCGGGGCAGTGGTTGGTGGCCTACGGCTACGACCCCGACGGTCTCTCCGATGGCCGCCCGCTGGACAAGCGTGATCTCGATCCGCTGTTTCCAGACAACCCGCTGATGTTGATCCACAACTCCAATCACGGAGCGGTGCTCAACAGCTGTGCCCTGAAGCTGGTGGGTTACGACGCCAGCACCCCCGATCCCGCCGGCGGGGTGATCGTGCGGCTGCCCGGCAGCACCGAGCCGGCGGGCCTGGTGATGGAAACAGCCTTCATCCCGCTGTTCGTGCACATGCCCAAGCCCTCGGAGGAGGAGCTGTTGGAGCGCTTTGGCGACGCGCAGCAGCTCTATCTGAGCCAGGGCATCACCACCGCCCAGGATGGCGCCACCAGTGCCGCTGATCTCGGCCTGTTCCAGAAGGCTGCCCAGCAGGGCCGCTTGCTGCTCGATCTGGTGTTGCTGCCGCTGGTGCTGGAGGTGCCGGCGATGCTGCGCGAGCGCTTTCCCGATTTTCACGGTGGCTCCCTGGAGCTGCCACAGCCGGCTCGCGACGCCTTCGGCACCTACCACCAGCACCTGAAGCTGCAGGGCATCAAGCTGCTGGTGGACGGCTCACCCCAGGGCAAGACCGCCTTCTGGAGTGAACCGCTGCTCACCCCCGGACCGAACGGTGAAGCCAACTGGCGCGGCCAGCCTCTGTTCCCGCCAGAGGTGCTCAACGACACCGTGGCCCAGTTGGCTGGCCAAGGGCTTCAGATGTTCGCCCACTGCAATGGCGATGCGGCCATTTCGATGATGATCGAGGCCTGCCGCAAGGCTGGTCTCAGCCCGGAGCAGGACCACCGCACGGTGATCATCCACTCCCAGTTCATGGTGCCGGGCCAGCTGGAGCAGTATGTGGAGCTGGGCCTGCACCCGAGCTTCTTCACGGTGCATGCCTTCTTCTACGGCGATGTGCACATCGCCAATCTCGGCCTTGAGCGCGCCAGCTGGATGAGTCCGATGGCCAGCGCCATCGCTCTGGGCCTGCACTGCTCCAACCACAACGACTTCTCGGTGACGCCGATCGAGCCGATGCGGATGATGGAGACGGCGATGACCCGCCGCAGTCGCAGCGGCGTGGTGCTCGGTGAGCACGAACGGGTGGATGTGAACGCCGCCCTGCGCGCCCTCACGATCGAGGCGGCCTGGCAGATCCGCGAGGAGGACAGCAAGGGCAGCCTGGCGGTGGGCAAGCGCGCTGATCTGGTGGTGCTGGATCACGACCCCACTGCCCTCACTCCCGAGGAGCTGCTCTCGATCAACGTGGTGGCCACCGTCAAGGACGGCGTCTGCGTGTATGGCGATCTCGCTGGAGCTGTCGCCGGATGA